The following proteins come from a genomic window of Suricata suricatta isolate VVHF042 chromosome 5, meerkat_22Aug2017_6uvM2_HiC, whole genome shotgun sequence:
- the MYD88 gene encoding myeloid differentiation primary response protein MyD88, translating to MAAGGARAGSASPVPSASSLPLAALNVRVRRRLSLFLNVRTQVAADWTALAEEMGFEYLEIRQLEAHADPTGKLLDDWQGRPGASVGRLLELLAKLGRDDVLVELGPSIEEDCQKYILKQQQEESEKPLQVAAVDSSDPRTSELAGITTLDDPLGQMPERFDAFICYCPSDIQFVQEMIRQLEQTDYRLKLCVSDRDVLPGTCVWSIASELIEKRWATWPGVQWVGAQMPRSSQSDHSGRLAGAHQKRLIPIKYKAMKKEFPSILRFITVCDYTNPCTKSWFWTRLAKALALP from the exons ATGGCTGCCGGAG GCGCCCGCGCGGGCTCCGCGTCCCCCGTGCCGTCCGCGTCCTCCCTGCCTCTGGCCGCGCTCAACGTGCGGGTGCGGCGCCGCCTGTCGCTGTTCCTGAACGTGCGGACGCAGGTGGCGGCCGACTGGACGGCGCTGGCGGAGGAGATGGGCTTCGAGTACTTGGAGATCCGGCAGCTGGAGGCGCACGCCGACCCCACGGGCAAGCTCCTGGACGACtggcaggggcgcccgggggcctCGGTGGGCCGTCTGCTGGAGCTGCTCGCCAAGCTGGGCCGCGACGACGTGCTGGTGGAACTGGGGCCCAGCATCG AGGAGGACTGCCAAAAGTATATTCTGAAACAGCAGCAGGAGGAGTCTGAGAAGCCCTTGCAGGTGGCCGCCGTCGACAGCAGTGACCCGCGGACATCAGAGCTGGCGGGCATCACCACACTTGATGACCCCTTGG GGCAAATGCCTGAGCGCTTCGATGCCTTCATCTGCTACTGCCCCAGCGATATCCAGTTCGTTCAGGAAATGATCCGGCAGCTGGAACAGACAGACTACCGGCTGAAGCTGTGCGTGTCTGATCGCGATGTCCTCCCTGGCACCTGTGTTTGGTCCATCGCCAGTGAGCTCATCGAGAAGAGGTGGGCGACGTGGCCAGGGGTCCAGTGGGTGGGCGCACAGATGCCGAGATCCTCCCAGTCTGACCACAGTGGAC GGCTTGCAGGTGCCCATCAGAAGCGACTGATCCCCATCAAGTACAAGGCGATGAAGAAGGAGTTCCCCAGCATCCTGAGGTTCATCACCGTCTGCGACTACACCAACCCTTGCACCAAGTCCTGGTTCTGGACTCGCCTCGCCaaggccctggccctgccctga